In Saccharicrinis fermentans DSM 9555 = JCM 21142, a genomic segment contains:
- a CDS encoding MATE family efflux transporter produces the protein MMLKYLNKSFYRKYSPHYWPNLKLALPVVLSQAGQMVVGLADTIMVGQLGSTELAAVSFANSIFIIGLVVNIGLSIAITPLIGKAHGAANSTQCGYWLKQGLAANLIFALLQILVMYGISFVMPYMGQDEAVIQTANSYYLILVSSILPFSIFMVFKQFTEGIANTRIAMIITLAANIINLRLNYLLIFGKGGFPQLGIDGAGWATLISRIIMPLLFVAAFMYLPFFKGYKKAFIKSKVHIQEVFSIIKTGLSIGGQMVIEVFAFSMGAIMMGWISEKAIAAHQIAISIASVTYMMSTGLASAATIKVSNYLGAGEWNHLKHAAYAIIHKVIIFMVFTAILFISLRNFLPTLFVADPNVISIASKLLVVAGIFQLFDGLQVVWLGSLRGLEDVKMPTVIAFIIWIIWALPISYICAFILNLGPVGIWIGYLTGLMAGSILLQIRFKNTYQKLSKYSKHNDTNI, from the coding sequence ATGATGCTAAAATATTTAAACAAATCCTTTTACCGAAAATACTCACCCCACTATTGGCCTAATTTAAAACTGGCTTTGCCTGTGGTATTATCACAAGCCGGACAAATGGTAGTTGGCTTGGCTGACACTATTATGGTAGGACAGCTGGGATCAACCGAGTTGGCTGCGGTATCCTTTGCCAATAGCATCTTTATCATTGGACTGGTGGTCAATATTGGTTTATCCATTGCCATTACCCCATTAATAGGAAAAGCACACGGTGCAGCCAACTCAACCCAATGCGGTTATTGGTTAAAACAAGGTTTAGCTGCAAACCTTATTTTTGCATTACTACAGATACTTGTTATGTATGGTATTTCCTTCGTCATGCCCTATATGGGACAAGACGAAGCTGTGATACAAACGGCCAACTCATACTATTTAATTCTGGTTTCATCTATTCTTCCCTTCAGTATTTTTATGGTATTCAAACAATTTACCGAAGGAATTGCAAATACCAGAATTGCCATGATCATCACCCTTGCTGCCAACATCATTAACCTAAGGCTTAACTACCTATTAATTTTTGGCAAGGGAGGATTTCCCCAGCTAGGCATTGATGGTGCTGGTTGGGCCACACTTATTTCAAGAATTATTATGCCCTTACTTTTTGTGGCAGCATTTATGTACCTACCCTTTTTTAAGGGTTACAAAAAAGCCTTTATAAAATCAAAAGTTCACATACAAGAAGTTTTCTCCATTATAAAAACAGGACTGTCCATTGGAGGACAAATGGTCATTGAGGTCTTTGCTTTTAGCATGGGCGCCATCATGATGGGATGGATCAGTGAAAAAGCCATAGCAGCCCATCAAATTGCAATATCCATAGCCAGCGTCACCTACATGATGTCCACCGGTTTAGCGTCTGCAGCCACCATCAAGGTAAGCAATTATCTAGGAGCAGGAGAATGGAATCACTTAAAGCATGCGGCCTATGCCATTATACATAAGGTGATCATATTTATGGTCTTTACAGCCATTCTCTTTATTTCATTACGCAACTTTTTACCCACCCTATTTGTGGCTGATCCAAATGTGATTTCCATTGCATCCAAGCTGTTGGTTGTAGCTGGTATTTTTCAGTTATTCGATGGTTTACAGGTGGTTTGGCTAGGCAGCTTGCGAGGATTAGAAGATGTAAAAATGCCTACTGTAATCGCATTTATTATCTGGATCATATGGGCACTACCCATTTCATATATCTGCGCCTTCATATTAAATTTAGGTCCAGTAGGCATCTGGATTGGATACCTCACTGGCTTAATGGCAGGAAGTATTCTGCTACAAATAAGATTTAAAAACACCTACCAAAAGCTAAGCAAATACAGCAAGCACAACGATACAAACATATGA
- a CDS encoding calcium/sodium antiporter, producing MAFLMVLAGFVLLFFSGNWLVKASVQIARHFKISTLVAGITVVAFGTSAPELIVSLNAVFDGVPDISVGNVIGSNIANIALVLGMVALIMPISVKKDSSVFFDWLIMLIASLLFLLFVQNHKLELYEGILFMVFISLYLFYSVYKSRQKMGRSGEIILAPDMKMISAIGLLSIAAIGLYFGSELLVKGVIEIAKGFNISERVIGISVVAFGTSVPELATSIIAALKKETAISIGNIIGSNIFNILAILGITSILKPIGVSQELISVDIWWMIGVAILLLLTLLPMKRSIITRWEGLIMICTYILYMIILFT from the coding sequence ATGGCATTTTTAATGGTACTAGCAGGATTTGTCCTGCTTTTTTTTAGTGGCAACTGGTTGGTGAAAGCCAGCGTTCAAATTGCCAGACATTTCAAAATATCCACCTTAGTGGCAGGTATCACGGTAGTTGCTTTTGGCACATCAGCTCCGGAACTAATCGTCAGTCTTAACGCCGTATTTGATGGTGTACCTGACATCTCTGTTGGGAATGTCATCGGATCTAACATTGCCAATATAGCATTGGTACTCGGCATGGTAGCGCTAATCATGCCCATTAGTGTTAAAAAAGACAGCTCTGTTTTCTTTGATTGGCTTATCATGCTCATCGCCTCCCTCCTGTTTCTATTGTTTGTGCAAAATCACAAACTAGAACTGTACGAAGGCATCCTGTTTATGGTTTTTATTTCCCTGTATTTGTTCTATTCGGTATATAAATCACGCCAGAAGATGGGTAGATCGGGAGAGATCATCCTGGCTCCTGACATGAAAATGATATCCGCTATTGGATTACTGTCTATCGCTGCCATAGGTCTCTATTTCGGATCTGAATTGCTGGTAAAAGGTGTGATTGAAATAGCCAAAGGGTTTAATATTAGTGAACGCGTCATTGGTATTTCAGTGGTCGCTTTTGGCACCAGTGTACCAGAACTAGCTACATCTATCATAGCCGCCTTAAAAAAAGAAACCGCTATTTCCATCGGCAATATCATCGGATCTAATATTTTTAACATATTGGCTATCTTAGGTATAACATCCATACTCAAGCCCATTGGTGTTTCTCAAGAACTCATATCGGTAGATATATGGTGGATGATAGGAGTGGCAATATTACTACTCTTAACATTACTGCCCATGAAGCGAAGCATCATCACAAGATGGGAAGGCCTCATTATGATATGCACCTATATATTATATATGATTATACTTTTTACCTAA
- the secDF gene encoding protein translocase subunit SecDF: MQNKGAIRVFAILLALVSLYQLIFTYQTRQVENEAKEIALGDPQAEINYLDSIANEPVYNFLGLRKYTYKECKEKEINFGLDLKGGMNLILEVKVADILKALSNYNTDPTFNEALQIAEQKEKTTSQDFITLFYSAFKELDSEARLAAIFNTVELKGRIDYNTSNEDVIKVIREEASSAIDNAFNILRTRIDRFGVTQPNIQQLEKAGRVLVELPGVKDPQRVRKLLQGTASLEFWQTYEISELVQNLINANQKVIEIETAKAELEKANQVSSTPQETEAVKPAEDTTSDLLSQLDADSTQVDSLAAQEMSRSLFSVLTPNQRQQGPLVGYSLAKDTSKVNAYLQNEHVRALFPKNVKFMWGVKPLPKRKLADGTTSKEEIYELLAIKVSSQDGRPPLEGDVVTSARAETGQRGDYEISMGMNTEGANVWARLTKENIGKSIAIVLDGYVYSYPTVNVEIKGGRSSITGNFTPEEAKDLANILKSGKLPAPARIVEDTVVGPSLGAEAVSSGLSSFLWAFLAVLLYMIFFYGFKAGLVSDLALLANMFFIMGVLASFGAVLTLPGIAGIVLTIGMSVDANVLIYERIREEMSAGKGVRLAITDGYKNAFSAIIDSNITTFLTGIILFIFGTGPIKGFATTLMIGIATSFFSAIFITRLTYEWLLGKKIDVKFGTKLTNGFMKNTKVKFLEKKKAFFVISGVVILASIASLAMHGLKLGIDFSGGRTYVVRFDENVSASDIQKSLAVEFEGAHVEVKTFGGENQVRIATNFMIEENGTEVDNTIEEKLFNGLKTTLGADVTFEAFINDYRMSSQKVGPTIATDIKTKAYSAIAFSLLVIFLYILIRFRNWEYGLGALIALMHDVIVVLGVFSMLYSIVPFSLEIDQAFIAAILTVIGYSINDTVVVFDRIREYLGLHPKRDKVEVVDSALNSTISRTINTSLTTFVVLLVIFLFGGEVIQGFVFALMLGVVVGTYSSLFIATPVAFSVIDARNKKNLKAKK, encoded by the coding sequence ATGCAAAACAAAGGAGCAATCAGGGTTTTTGCCATCCTTCTGGCTTTGGTAAGCTTATATCAGTTGATATTTACCTATCAAACCAGACAGGTGGAAAATGAGGCAAAAGAAATTGCATTGGGCGATCCGCAAGCAGAAATCAATTATCTGGATTCAATTGCTAACGAACCAGTATACAATTTCTTAGGATTAAGGAAATACACTTACAAAGAGTGTAAAGAAAAGGAAATCAACTTTGGTCTTGACCTTAAAGGGGGTATGAACCTTATCCTTGAGGTAAAAGTGGCCGATATCCTAAAAGCCCTTTCCAATTACAACACAGACCCTACATTTAACGAGGCTTTACAAATAGCTGAACAAAAGGAAAAAACAACATCGCAAGATTTTATCACACTATTTTATAGTGCGTTTAAAGAGTTAGATAGCGAAGCACGATTAGCAGCCATCTTCAACACTGTTGAACTAAAGGGCAGGATCGACTATAACACTTCCAATGAAGATGTTATCAAGGTGATCAGAGAAGAAGCGTCCAGTGCTATCGACAATGCCTTTAATATTCTACGCACACGTATTGACCGTTTTGGTGTAACACAACCTAACATACAACAACTTGAAAAAGCAGGTCGTGTGTTGGTTGAGCTTCCCGGAGTTAAGGATCCTCAAAGGGTTCGTAAACTATTACAAGGAACAGCAAGTCTGGAATTCTGGCAGACCTATGAAATTAGTGAATTGGTTCAGAACTTGATTAATGCCAATCAAAAAGTCATTGAAATAGAAACAGCAAAGGCTGAACTGGAAAAAGCAAACCAAGTAAGTTCAACACCACAGGAAACAGAGGCTGTTAAACCTGCAGAAGATACTACCAGCGATCTATTGAGCCAGTTGGATGCTGACAGCACTCAAGTTGACTCATTGGCTGCTCAAGAGATGAGCAGGTCACTTTTTAGCGTTCTTACGCCCAATCAACGTCAACAAGGACCACTTGTTGGTTATTCCTTGGCCAAAGATACATCAAAGGTAAATGCCTACTTACAAAACGAACACGTACGTGCTTTATTTCCAAAGAATGTGAAATTTATGTGGGGAGTAAAACCACTTCCTAAAAGAAAACTAGCCGACGGAACAACCAGCAAAGAGGAGATTTATGAGCTCTTAGCAATAAAGGTATCAAGTCAAGACGGCCGTCCTCCTTTGGAAGGCGATGTGGTGACCAGTGCTCGTGCCGAAACAGGGCAACGCGGAGACTATGAAATCAGCATGGGTATGAACACCGAAGGTGCCAACGTATGGGCTCGACTTACCAAAGAAAACATAGGCAAATCAATAGCTATTGTTTTAGATGGTTACGTATATAGTTACCCTACCGTAAACGTAGAAATTAAAGGTGGTAGAAGTTCCATAACCGGAAACTTCACTCCCGAAGAAGCAAAAGACCTTGCCAACATATTAAAATCAGGTAAACTTCCTGCACCAGCGCGTATTGTAGAGGATACTGTAGTAGGACCTTCTTTGGGAGCTGAGGCTGTTAGTTCCGGCCTTTCATCGTTCCTATGGGCATTCCTTGCCGTGTTATTATACATGATTTTCTTCTATGGTTTCAAAGCCGGATTGGTATCTGACCTTGCGCTATTGGCGAACATGTTCTTCATCATGGGTGTGCTAGCCTCCTTTGGTGCGGTGTTGACACTACCAGGTATAGCAGGTATTGTACTAACCATTGGTATGTCGGTAGATGCCAACGTACTTATTTACGAACGTATCCGTGAGGAAATGTCGGCTGGTAAGGGTGTTCGTCTGGCAATCACAGATGGTTATAAAAACGCATTCTCAGCAATTATTGACTCCAACATAACCACCTTTTTAACAGGTATCATTCTATTTATTTTTGGTACAGGCCCAATTAAAGGTTTTGCAACTACACTAATGATTGGTATTGCTACATCCTTCTTCTCGGCCATCTTTATCACGCGCTTAACCTATGAATGGTTATTGGGTAAAAAGATTGACGTTAAATTCGGCACCAAGCTAACCAATGGATTCATGAAGAATACCAAAGTTAAATTCTTGGAGAAAAAGAAAGCATTCTTTGTTATTTCCGGAGTTGTTATTCTGGCTAGTATTGCCTCACTAGCTATGCATGGACTCAAATTAGGTATCGACTTCTCTGGAGGACGTACTTATGTGGTTCGCTTTGATGAAAATGTTTCTGCATCAGATATTCAAAAGTCATTGGCAGTAGAATTTGAAGGAGCTCACGTTGAAGTAAAAACTTTTGGTGGTGAAAATCAAGTAAGAATTGCTACTAACTTTATGATTGAAGAGAATGGAACGGAAGTAGACAATACCATCGAAGAAAAACTCTTTAATGGATTAAAAACTACTTTAGGCGCCGATGTAACTTTTGAAGCGTTCATCAATGATTACCGTATGAGTTCACAAAAGGTGGGACCAACCATTGCTACTGATATTAAAACAAAAGCATATAGTGCAATTGCATTCTCACTTCTTGTAATCTTCTTATATATACTTATCCGTTTCCGCAACTGGGAATATGGCTTAGGAGCCTTGATTGCCTTGATGCATGATGTGATTGTTGTACTGGGCGTATTCTCTATGCTATACAGCATCGTACCATTTAGTCTTGAAATTGACCAGGCCTTTATTGCGGCCATATTGACGGTAATTGGATACTCAATCAATGATACCGTGGTTGTATTTGACCGTATCAGAGAATATTTAGGATTGCATCCTAAACGCGATAAGGTAGAAGTAGTCGATTCAGCTCTTAACTCCACAATTAGTCGTACCATCAATACATCGTTAACTACTTTTGTAGTATTATTGGTGATCTTCTTATTTGGAGGTGAAGTAATTCAAGGTTTTGTTTTTGCATTGATGCTAGGTGTTGTTGTTGGTACCTACTCTTCATTGTTCATCGCAACTCCTGTTGCTTTTTCTGTTATTGACGCTAGAAATAAAAAGAACCTGAAAGCTAAGAAATAA
- a CDS encoding TIGR02757 family protein, with protein sequence MKHQELKTFLDEKVLQYNAPSFIASDPISIPKLFTQKEDIEIAGFIAATISWGQRQAILKAGHRIVDKLQHEPFNFVIDGDVESIPDGPVYRTFNGADLRYFLKALRNIYLNHGGLETVFTDGYLPNQNIQESIAHFRKIFISFQDPQRTAKHVANVLKGSSAKRICMYLRWMVRQDKMKVDFGLWKKINSAHLMLPLDVHTGNVGRKLNLLTRKQSDWKAVEEITNNLRKFDTTDPIKYDYALFGLGVFEKF encoded by the coding sequence ATGAAGCACCAAGAACTTAAAACTTTTTTAGACGAAAAAGTACTACAATATAATGCGCCCTCATTCATCGCCTCCGACCCCATATCCATACCTAAACTTTTTACACAAAAAGAAGACATTGAGATAGCTGGTTTTATCGCCGCTACCATTTCGTGGGGACAACGACAGGCCATTCTTAAAGCCGGCCATCGAATAGTAGACAAACTACAGCACGAACCCTTCAATTTTGTAATAGATGGTGATGTGGAGTCCATCCCCGACGGTCCGGTATACCGTACTTTTAATGGTGCAGACTTGCGGTATTTTCTAAAAGCCTTACGCAACATCTACTTAAACCATGGAGGACTAGAGACTGTTTTCACCGATGGCTATCTGCCCAACCAAAACATTCAAGAATCCATTGCTCACTTTCGAAAGATATTCATATCATTTCAAGACCCCCAACGAACCGCCAAACATGTAGCTAATGTACTTAAGGGCTCATCTGCCAAACGCATTTGCATGTATCTTAGATGGATGGTCAGGCAAGATAAGATGAAGGTGGATTTTGGACTCTGGAAAAAAATAAATAGCGCACATCTAATGCTGCCATTGGACGTACATACCGGCAATGTAGGAAGAAAACTAAATCTATTAACCCGAAAACAAAGCGACTGGAAAGCGGTGGAAGAAATCACCAATAATTTACGAAAGTTCGATACCACCGACCCTATTAAGTACGATTATGCACTATTTGGATTAGGTGTCTTTGAAAAATTTTAA
- a CDS encoding ABC transporter ATP-binding protein: protein MISARGIKKQFGDLQVLKGIDLDINSGEVVSIVGPSGAGKTTLLQILGTLDKPNAGDVIINNTSIRDLSEKELAQFRNENIGFVFQFHQLLPEFNAIENITLPALIAGKNKAKSEEKARYLLSFLQLNNRETHKPAELSGGEKQRVAIARALINNPAVVFADEPTGSLDSQNQEELHKLFFQLRDEFKQTFVIVTHDLHLAHLSDREIKMKDGFVL, encoded by the coding sequence ATGATTTCAGCAAGAGGCATAAAAAAACAATTTGGTGATCTGCAAGTTTTAAAAGGCATTGACCTAGATATTAATAGTGGTGAAGTAGTATCCATTGTAGGCCCCAGCGGTGCCGGAAAAACCACCCTTTTGCAGATCCTGGGCACCTTGGATAAACCCAACGCCGGCGATGTGATCATTAACAATACCTCCATCCGCGATTTGTCTGAAAAAGAACTGGCTCAATTCAGAAATGAGAACATTGGATTTGTCTTTCAATTCCACCAACTTTTACCGGAGTTTAATGCCATTGAGAATATCACACTACCCGCACTGATTGCAGGAAAAAACAAAGCCAAAAGTGAAGAAAAAGCACGCTACCTTCTATCTTTTTTACAGCTTAATAACAGAGAAACACATAAACCTGCAGAGCTCAGCGGGGGAGAAAAACAAAGAGTGGCCATCGCCCGCGCGCTCATCAATAATCCAGCTGTCGTTTTTGCTGATGAGCCAACCGGAAGCTTAGATTCTCAAAACCAAGAAGAACTACACAAACTATTTTTTCAGTTGAGAGACGAATTTAAACAAACATTTGTGATCGTAACCCACGACCTTCACCTGGCTCACCTGAGCGATCGAGAAATTAAAATGAAAGATGGATTTGTACTATAA
- a CDS encoding Sec-independent protein translocase subunit TatA/TatB, whose translation MYFALFSFGGGEIFIVLVAVLVLFGANKIPELARMLGKGMNEFRRATDDIKREFREGADEFKQDLEESKRDINHHIHEIGDTISETKDYDPYEEIDEEENSTPEAAHTLEENSPEPEAKSDIKSMAQPRPKKTNSKQTK comes from the coding sequence ATGTATTTTGCTTTGTTTTCATTTGGAGGAGGAGAAATTTTTATCGTGTTGGTTGCGGTATTGGTATTGTTTGGCGCCAATAAGATTCCTGAGCTAGCCCGAATGCTAGGTAAAGGTATGAATGAATTCCGCAGAGCAACCGATGATATTAAACGTGAGTTTAGAGAAGGGGCCGACGAGTTTAAACAAGACCTGGAAGAAAGCAAAAGGGATATCAACCATCACATCCATGAGATAGGTGATACTATTTCAGAAACCAAGGACTATGATCCCTACGAGGAGATAGATGAAGAGGAAAATAGCACCCCGGAAGCAGCTCATACACTGGAAGAAAATAGCCCCGAACCAGAAGCTAAATCAGATATTAAAAGTATGGCGCAGCCACGTCCCAAGAAAACCAATTCGAAGCAAACCAAATAG
- a CDS encoding ABC transporter permease, translated as MELIINYIKVAIRSLFKNRSDAILNVMGLSIGITISILVLMYVRYELTYDKTYTSNNRTYRVITKGNIGGNPFSNAMTPEPLSGFLREEFPAIESAVKLVRGTNKLVSYKEKKFNEDNFFYADTGFFSVFNIPIIKGDTQNLLNEDDDIIITTPIAKKYFGNEDPIGKLLKLDNGLQFYVSGVCRPQPANSHFHFDFIASQQSIKQLYQAQNEGYQQEQPNWLRINWYTYFVIRKNQDINTLEQQIQKELHKKVQQQVADHMEKNDSIVHTIRSLSFHLQPIESIHLHSNLDDELEANSKFIYVALFLSLAIFVLLITCINFMNLTTARASIRIKEIGVRKLVGVNRKSLMTQFMVEAITYSFVALFMGLVMVELLLPAFNSLFKLHLSLNWREGRIDLLYVILLTFFIGILSGIYPAISFSRLKEASIFKDGFKPKKKGVIVRGALAAAQMTVTTFLIILCLSMIWQIQYLKKKDLGFDSNNIVVVERGYSIGKKFDQFKEQIKSIPKVQEVSACAVLPGKKASLNSIRYTSKNGDKLVLIPLNYVEKDFFKTLDIKLEAGSIWYNTDNHTSELVINKKAQEFLHMNKPLGQRMTIISNDPHESSIKGVVKNFHFEPVQFPIRPLVLKNFSKNDYYDNLLIKVNAKEDIKQVIQQINLQWNKFTDNDPFEYKMLNSVLSDNLKEETLVLKISLVFMLLSMLVAWLGLRAFSVYICEMKDKEFRTRKMIGAYPKQILWELFMSISQYILPGILLAIPVSFFVVTLWLNGFAYYSRMPLFFMMVTSLMVWVMCFVLVLAHSSKNVHASPVDMES; from the coding sequence ATGGAACTAATCATCAACTATATAAAAGTAGCCATTCGATCACTTTTCAAGAACCGATCAGATGCTATTTTAAATGTAATGGGCTTGTCCATTGGCATCACCATCAGCATACTTGTATTAATGTATGTTCGTTACGAACTCACCTACGACAAAACATACACATCAAACAACCGAACATACAGGGTAATTACAAAGGGTAATATTGGAGGAAATCCCTTTAGCAATGCCATGACACCTGAGCCGCTATCCGGATTTCTTCGGGAGGAATTTCCAGCAATAGAAAGCGCTGTAAAATTAGTAAGGGGAACCAACAAATTGGTCTCCTACAAGGAAAAAAAATTTAACGAAGACAATTTTTTTTACGCAGACACAGGTTTCTTTTCTGTGTTTAACATTCCTATTATAAAAGGAGACACCCAAAACCTTTTAAACGAAGACGATGACATCATTATCACCACTCCCATTGCCAAAAAATATTTTGGAAATGAAGACCCCATAGGTAAGCTATTAAAACTTGACAATGGTTTGCAATTTTACGTATCAGGCGTTTGCAGGCCACAACCCGCCAACTCCCATTTTCATTTCGATTTTATAGCCTCTCAGCAATCTATCAAGCAACTATACCAAGCACAAAACGAAGGCTACCAGCAGGAACAGCCCAATTGGTTAAGAATAAATTGGTACACCTACTTTGTGATCCGCAAAAACCAAGACATTAACACGCTCGAGCAACAGATACAAAAAGAACTGCACAAGAAGGTACAGCAACAGGTGGCCGATCACATGGAAAAGAACGACAGCATTGTACATACAATCAGGTCGCTTTCTTTCCACCTCCAGCCCATAGAAAGCATCCATTTACACTCTAATCTAGACGATGAGTTAGAAGCCAATTCCAAATTCATCTACGTTGCTTTATTTCTATCACTGGCCATATTTGTGTTACTGATCACTTGTATCAATTTCATGAATTTAACAACTGCCAGAGCCTCCATACGCATCAAAGAAATAGGCGTTCGCAAATTAGTGGGAGTCAACCGCAAATCGCTTATGACGCAATTTATGGTAGAGGCCATTACATATAGTTTTGTAGCCCTGTTTATGGGCTTAGTCATGGTGGAACTATTGTTACCGGCATTTAATTCCTTATTCAAACTACACTTAAGCTTAAATTGGCGAGAAGGGCGTATCGATCTGCTATACGTCATCTTACTCACGTTTTTCATAGGTATTCTTTCGGGTATTTATCCAGCTATTTCCTTCTCTCGACTAAAGGAAGCCTCTATTTTTAAAGATGGATTTAAACCCAAAAAAAAGGGCGTAATAGTACGCGGCGCTTTGGCTGCAGCTCAAATGACTGTCACAACCTTCCTGATTATTCTTTGTTTGTCAATGATATGGCAAATTCAATACTTGAAAAAGAAAGACCTGGGCTTCGACAGCAACAACATTGTAGTGGTAGAACGAGGATATTCCATCGGTAAAAAATTCGACCAATTTAAAGAACAAATCAAATCCATCCCCAAGGTACAAGAAGTATCGGCATGTGCGGTGTTACCCGGCAAAAAAGCTTCTCTTAATTCCATTAGATACACGAGCAAAAACGGCGATAAACTTGTATTAATCCCTCTAAATTACGTTGAAAAAGACTTCTTTAAAACTCTCGACATCAAACTAGAAGCCGGTTCCATATGGTATAACACAGATAACCATACTTCTGAACTTGTCATCAACAAAAAGGCACAGGAGTTTTTGCATATGAACAAGCCCCTGGGGCAGCGGATGACAATAATCAGCAATGATCCCCATGAATCATCCATTAAAGGAGTGGTGAAAAACTTTCATTTTGAACCCGTTCAATTCCCCATCAGACCATTGGTGCTAAAAAATTTTTCTAAAAATGATTATTACGACAATCTTCTTATCAAGGTAAATGCCAAAGAAGACATAAAACAGGTCATTCAACAAATAAACTTACAATGGAACAAATTTACAGATAACGACCCCTTTGAGTATAAAATGCTCAACAGTGTATTATCCGATAACCTGAAAGAAGAAACCCTTGTTTTAAAAATATCACTGGTCTTTATGCTTTTATCAATGTTGGTAGCTTGGTTGGGACTCAGGGCTTTCTCGGTATATATATGCGAAATGAAAGATAAAGAATTCAGAACAAGAAAAATGATAGGCGCCTATCCTAAACAGATATTATGGGAACTATTTATGTCAATCAGTCAATATATACTACCTGGCATTCTCCTTGCTATACCCGTATCCTTTTTTGTGGTTACACTATGGCTCAATGGCTTTGCCTACTATAGCCGCATGCCATTATTCTTTATGATGGTAACATCACTCATGGTCTGGGTCATGTGCTTTGTACTTGTGCTGGCACATTCGAGCAAAAACGTTCACGCAAGTCCGGTAGATATGGAATCATAA
- a CDS encoding tRNA1(Val) (adenine(37)-N6)-methyltransferase: MANNYFTFKHFTVNQHLAAMKVGTDGVLLGAWAPVEGAKHILDIGTGTGLIALMLAQRNHHAIIDAIDIDDQAYQQALINFQQSAWKKRLKAIHGNLQSYQPKLKYDLIVSNPPYFNHALKNQCQKKAQARHTDSLSYHELIQGVIKNLSKTGRFCVILPADEMESIHQLASYHKLILNNILRVKPTPSKAPKRVILEFSFMHKQLVQNELIIEMFGRHQYSEEYKILTKDFYLAF; encoded by the coding sequence ATGGCCAACAACTACTTTACTTTTAAACATTTTACCGTAAATCAGCATTTGGCCGCCATGAAAGTGGGTACCGATGGTGTTTTACTGGGCGCTTGGGCTCCTGTTGAAGGAGCAAAACACATATTAGATATCGGAACAGGAACAGGCCTTATTGCCTTAATGCTGGCACAAAGAAACCACCATGCCATCATTGATGCCATTGACATAGATGACCAAGCTTATCAGCAAGCCCTCATTAACTTTCAGCAATCGGCTTGGAAAAAACGATTAAAAGCCATTCATGGCAATCTACAATCGTATCAACCCAAGCTAAAATACGATCTCATTGTCAGCAATCCTCCCTATTTCAACCATGCATTAAAAAATCAATGTCAAAAAAAAGCACAGGCTCGACATACCGATAGTTTAAGCTATCACGAGTTAATACAAGGAGTGATTAAAAACCTGTCGAAAACAGGAAGATTTTGTGTAATTTTGCCAGCCGATGAGATGGAAAGCATACATCAGCTGGCCAGCTATCATAAACTTATTTTAAACAACATATTAAGAGTTAAACCAACCCCAAGTAAAGCGCCCAAAAGAGTGATACTGGAATTTTCATTTATGCACAAACAATTAGTACAAAATGAACTTATTATAGAAATGTTCGGAAGACACCAATATTCAGAAGAATATAAAATCTTAACAAAAGATTTTTATTTGGCCTTTTAA